A genome region from Cydia pomonella isolate Wapato2018A unplaced genomic scaffold, ilCydPomo1 PGA_scaffold_89, whole genome shotgun sequence includes the following:
- the LOC133534338 gene encoding uncharacterized protein LOC133534338 gives MESVLTPPLPFKFEENVTNMAFGSLCESWEKWKNGFQIYVKACELNKKTEEIQMNIFLHVVGEQCREIIEQSTTKCTTLAALIGQVDNHFKAKKNVTVERHRFFTRQQGEHESIDQYVFELRKLAQSCEFGNLNDGLIKDRLVCGIVSAAIRERLLREDDLTLNKALEICRAAIVSKMYSEDIKRECTSETKGNEVCAVANKEVYELNRSGAKVEAKSSRGMSSGRGWRGRGWAHGAGRSGAPGAAGPAGAQHRAPYAYRGGRCGQCGGVHKKYDCPAYGRSCMKCSRPNHFARMCRVYMVEESEDQVNNIKNRCCDCCEEWNTELKINNVPVCFKLDTGAEVNILPKRYLRKLGISSKDLSKTNTRLTEYSGAGLNVIGKIFLRVRYKNNLYVLEFKIVDLNSAPILGRYACKELNLVRRVMSVEQSNDNDPDFIKKFSDVFHGIGCLPGEYKIQLKSDAVPVIHAPRKLPFAIKDAVKNKLLEMEAQGIIAKVEGPSDWVSSITVVKKSNGDLRICLDPKELNNAIKREHFRLPTIDEIVSNLSGARYFSTLDASSGFWQVRLDETTDTLSRAYEPSASVEHAGREALHDEVCAVERALAGVANDHFTDHQFVALQKQTDTDDELVQLRKCILKGWPDDRKDLVDVLRPYWTYRDEITVAQGIVRAPDRWGDWI, from the exons atGGAATCGGTTCTTACTCCCCCTTTGCCGTTTAAGTTTGAGGAAAATGTAACCAATATGGCGTTTGGCAGTTTGTGTGAATCTTGGGAGAAGTGGAAGAATGGTTTTCAAATATACGTTAAGGCATGCGAACTTAATAAGAAAACAGAAGAAATAcaaatgaacatttttttacacgTCGTAGGGGAACAGTGCCGTGAGATAATAGAACAAAGTACGACGAAATGTACAACATTAGCGGCTTTAATAGGTCAAGTCGATAATCattttaaagcgaaaaaaaatgtaacggTCGAGCGTCATCGGTTTTTTACTCGTCAACAAGGTGAACACGAGTCCATAGACCAATACGTCTTTGAGTTGAGAAAGTTGGCTCAGTCGTGCGAGTTTGGTAACTTAAACGACGGATTAATAAAGGATAGACTCGTATGTGGAATCGTGAGCGCAGCGATTAGAGAGCGACTGTTACGCGAAGACGACCTAACGCTAAATAAAGCGTTAGAAATATGTCGGGCTGCTATAGTGTCGAAAATGTATTCGGAGGACATTAAACGCGAGTGTACTAGTGAGACAAAAGGTAACGAAGTGTGTGCGGTAGCTAACAAAGAAGTGTACGAGTTGAATCGGTCAGGTGCGAAAGTCGAAGCAAAATCGAGTCGTGGTATGAGTTCCGGACGAGGATGGCGCGGGCGCGGATGGGCGCATGGCGCGGGGCGCAGTGGCGCGCCGGGCGCGGCAGGCCCGGCCGGCGCTCAGCACCGCGCGCCGTACGCATATCGCGGAGGGCGGTGCGGTCAGTGCGGCGGCGTGCACAAAAAGTACGATTGTCCGGCGTATGGCAGGAGCTGCATGAAATGTTCCAGACCCAATCATTTTGCCAGGATGTGCAGGGTGTACATGGTGGAAGAGTCTGAGGACcaggtaaataatattaaaaaccgATGTTGTGACTGTTGTGAGGAGTGGAACacggaattaaaaataaataatgtacctGTGTGTTTTAAATTAGATACGGGAGCAGAGGTTAACATACTCCCTAAACGTTATCTGAGAAAATTAGGTATTTCGAGTAAGGATTTGTCAAAAACAAATACAAGACTTACTGAATACTCTGGTGCTGGTCTTAATGTCATAGGAAAGATTTTCTTGCGAGtcagatacaaaaataatttatatgtattagaGTTTAAAATTGTTGATTTAAATTCTGCGCCGATACTGGGACGGTATGCGTGTAAAGAGTTAAATTTGGTCAGGCGAGTTATGTCTGTGGAGCAGTCTAATGATAATGATCCGGATTTTATAAAGAAATTCAGTGATGTTTTTCATGGCATAGGTTGTCTTCCTGGCGAgtataaaattcaattaaaatcaGATGCGGTACCGGTAATTCATGCACCGAGGAAATTACCATTTGCGATAAAGGATGCGGTCAAAAATAAGTTGTTAGAGATGGAAGCTCAGGGTATAATTGCTAAAGTTGAGGGTCCTTCGGACTGGGTTAGTAGTATAACGGTAGTTAAAAAATCTAACGGAGATTTGCGTATTTGTTTGGATCCTAAAGAGCTAAATAATGCTATAAAGCGAGAACACTTTCGGCTTCCCACCATCGATGAGATTGTGTCCAATTTGTCAGGCGCGCGGTACTTTAGTACCCTTGACGCGAGCTCAGGTTTCTGGCAGGTGCGGCTAGACGAGACTA CGGATACGCTGTCGCGCGCATACGAGCCGAGCGCGAGCGTCGAGCATGCTGGCCGCGAGGCGCTGCACGACGAGGTGTGTGCTGTGGAGCGAGCGCTGGCCGGGGTCGCCAACGACCACTTCACCGACCACCAGTTTGTCGCGCTACAAAAACAAACTGACACCGACGACGAACTGGTGCAGTtaagaaaatgtattttaaaaggGTGGCCCGATGATAGGAAAGATTTAGTAGACGTATTAAGGCCTTATTGGACTTATAGGGATGAGATAACTGTGGCACAAGG